The Cellulophaga sp. L1A9 genome window below encodes:
- a CDS encoding phosphotransferase, whose protein sequence is MRPFPVIASTISEKELGEFAKKRYGLNENYDCKLFRTGMNHTYFLSDNETKYVLRVYSHNWRSKSEIIAELELLNLLKENNLSVSFPIQDKNRELIQEINAPEGIRYVVLFSFAEGVKIRFTDKETCFVIGSLMAKIHNLTSNTTIDRISYDKESLLELPYEHLKEFFSEKLPEMEFIKEIGEFFQKTDFENTQKGVVHMDIWYDNMAVTNEKEITFYDFDFCGNGIQILDVGYFCKHLFHIETDKKEYELKMKHFLEGYQSIRLLSDNELKLIPKAGLAVFVFYLGIQAQRFDWSNIFLSENYLKMFYVERLKSWIEYNNIEKITVANTV, encoded by the coding sequence ATGAGACCATTTCCAGTTATAGCCTCTACAATTTCAGAAAAAGAATTGGGAGAATTTGCAAAAAAAAGATACGGACTTAATGAAAATTATGACTGTAAACTATTTAGGACAGGAATGAACCATACTTATTTTCTTTCGGACAATGAAACAAAATATGTTTTGAGAGTTTATAGTCATAATTGGAGGTCAAAATCTGAAATTATTGCTGAGTTAGAGCTGTTAAACCTATTAAAGGAGAATAATTTAAGTGTCTCTTTTCCAATTCAAGATAAAAACAGAGAATTAATTCAAGAAATAAATGCACCAGAAGGAATTAGATACGTAGTTCTTTTTTCGTTTGCGGAAGGAGTGAAAATTAGATTTACTGACAAAGAAACTTGTTTTGTAATTGGCTCATTAATGGCCAAAATCCATAATCTTACTTCAAACACAACTATCGACCGAATTTCTTATGATAAAGAATCGCTTTTAGAATTACCATATGAACACTTAAAAGAATTCTTTTCAGAGAAATTACCGGAAATGGAATTTATTAAAGAGATTGGTGAATTTTTTCAAAAAACTGATTTTGAAAACACTCAAAAAGGAGTCGTTCATATGGATATTTGGTATGATAATATGGCAGTAACAAATGAAAAGGAAATTACATTTTACGATTTTGATTTTTGTGGGAATGGAATACAAATTTTAGATGTTGGTTATTTTTGCAAGCATCTATTTCACATTGAAACTGACAAGAAAGAATACGAATTAAAAATGAAACATTTTTTAGAAGGTTATCAAAGTATTAGACTATTATCTGATAATGAATTGAAATTAATTCCTAAAGCAGGATTGGCTGTTTTTGTTTTTTATCTTGGTATTCAAGCACAAAGGTTTGATTGGTCGAATATCTTTTTATCTGAAAATTATCTCAAAATGTTTTATGTCGAAAGACTAAAATCTTGGATTGAATATAATAATATCGAAAAAATAACTGTGGCTAACACCGTATAA
- a CDS encoding IS3 family transposase codes for MKVAPINRNERLYSIGTICNAFDLKRDAYYKFQKRFVIKKQIEQDVLELVRKSRRTLPREGTRKLMRSLKDEFHKYHLKVGRDQLFRILRENRLLIRRKKYSSRTTNSYHRFYKYGNIIKDLKINRPNQVWASDITYIRTIKGFCYLALITDMYSRKIVGYDLSDSLELKGCVRALNKAIYNAKNIDHLIHHSDRGIQYCSNVYTQILKRKKIKISMTEENHCYENALAERVNGILKDEFYLDQTFTSVVHAKKAAKNAIKLYNSKRLHLSLDYKTPNYVHQYAA; via the coding sequence ATGAAAGTAGCACCGATAAACCGTAATGAAAGGCTGTATTCGATTGGTACTATCTGTAATGCCTTTGATCTGAAAAGAGATGCCTATTACAAATTCCAAAAACGTTTTGTTATCAAAAAACAGATAGAACAAGATGTACTCGAACTTGTTCGAAAAAGCAGAAGAACACTACCTCGAGAAGGTACCAGAAAACTCATGAGATCATTAAAAGATGAGTTTCATAAGTACCACCTTAAAGTAGGTAGAGACCAGCTGTTCCGTATCTTAAGAGAAAATCGATTGCTCATTAGAAGAAAGAAGTACTCCTCTAGAACCACCAATTCATATCACCGGTTTTACAAGTATGGCAATATTATAAAAGACTTGAAAATCAATAGACCTAATCAGGTTTGGGCATCCGATATTACCTATATCAGAACCATAAAAGGATTCTGTTACCTAGCATTGATTACAGACATGTATTCCCGTAAAATCGTTGGATACGACCTAAGTGATAGCCTAGAGCTAAAAGGGTGTGTCAGAGCTTTAAATAAGGCTATTTACAATGCTAAGAACATTGATCACCTTATTCATCACTCGGACAGAGGTATTCAATATTGCAGTAACGTCTATACCCAAATACTAAAAAGAAAGAAAATTAAAATCAGTATGACAGAAGAAAATCATTGCTATGAAAACGCCCTAGCCGAAAGGGTCAATGGTATTCTAAAAGATGAATTCTATCTTGATCAAACATTTACCAGTGTGGTCCATGCTAAAAAAGCAGCCAAAAATGCAATCAAATTATACAACTCAAAAAGATTACATTTATCTTTAGATTATAAAACACCTAATTACGTGCATCAATATGCCGCTTAA
- a CDS encoding transposase, protein MYKNDGYVKRYSESFKLKVLAELTKGNHSKRQIALTYGIQSSTINVWIKKYDRKDLMNTRVTVQTDDELSRIKALQKELKQLKDLLIKKDLDKLVTDSYLEVAAENLGYRDVEELKKNLNIKP, encoded by the coding sequence ATGTATAAAAATGATGGATATGTAAAACGCTATAGTGAGAGCTTTAAGCTCAAAGTCTTGGCAGAACTTACCAAAGGAAACCATTCCAAAAGACAAATTGCATTAACTTACGGTATACAATCCAGTACTATAAATGTATGGATCAAAAAGTATGATCGTAAAGATTTAATGAACACCCGTGTAACCGTGCAAACAGACGATGAACTTTCCCGTATCAAAGCCCTTCAAAAAGAGCTGAAACAACTTAAGGACCTTCTTATTAAAAAGGACCTAGACAAACTGGTGACCGACAGCTATCTTGAGGTAGCCGCCGAAAACCTGGGCTATAGAGATGTTGAAGAATTAAAAAAAAACTTAAACATAAAGCCTTGA
- a CDS encoding transposase: MQGKKTYQEKLFNSFRLSERVPQDNFYRLLKGVLDLNFLYVQTKSYYGDSGQKSIDPVVFFKLCLVGYLENIISDRKLIQHCSMRLDILYFIDYDLDEELPWHSTISRTRQLFPESVFEEVFTKVLSMCIEKGMVSGHTQAIDSAPIKANASMDTLELKVPEEDLQAHLRKVRVFSSMDKETPHRKSKDDKSDRGQRIVTASKKELGAIQSRNKKWSTDQDQRPGSGNKGSKYTSNKTHYSPTDPDARISVKPGKARKLNYLSQLSVDTASHVITDIRAYHADGKDNQQLPDIVERLHKRLWQQGLFWENCVADTGYSSGENYAYLEQKGLRSFIPPHGTYKGGPDGFIYNREEDYYQCPQGKIIPFTKAFNDYRTGTKRKNIGHENMFVLLAQCAVVV; this comes from the coding sequence ATGCAAGGCAAAAAAACATATCAAGAAAAGCTTTTTAATAGTTTTCGCTTAAGCGAACGAGTTCCTCAAGACAATTTTTATCGTTTATTAAAAGGTGTATTAGATTTAAATTTTCTCTATGTTCAAACCAAGAGTTACTATGGCGACAGTGGCCAGAAGAGTATAGATCCGGTAGTGTTCTTCAAGTTGTGTTTGGTTGGTTATTTAGAGAATATTATCAGTGACCGTAAATTAATACAGCATTGTTCTATGCGATTAGATATTCTCTATTTCATTGATTACGATTTAGACGAGGAGCTTCCTTGGCACAGTACGATAAGTAGGACTCGTCAGTTGTTTCCTGAGTCAGTATTTGAAGAAGTTTTCACTAAAGTACTTAGTATGTGTATAGAAAAGGGAATGGTAAGTGGTCATACACAAGCTATTGATTCGGCCCCAATAAAAGCGAATGCAAGTATGGATACTTTGGAGCTTAAAGTACCTGAAGAAGATTTGCAAGCACATTTGCGAAAGGTTCGTGTGTTTAGTTCTATGGACAAAGAAACACCGCACCGTAAAAGCAAAGACGATAAGTCAGATAGAGGTCAGCGTATCGTTACAGCGAGCAAGAAAGAACTAGGTGCTATCCAAAGCAGAAATAAGAAATGGAGTACAGATCAAGACCAACGACCAGGGTCAGGAAACAAAGGCTCGAAGTATACCAGTAATAAAACCCATTATAGTCCTACTGATCCAGATGCTCGGATTAGTGTAAAGCCTGGCAAGGCTCGGAAGCTTAATTACTTGAGTCAGTTAAGTGTGGATACGGCTAGTCATGTCATCACCGACATTCGGGCGTATCATGCTGATGGAAAAGACAATCAACAATTACCAGATATAGTAGAACGTTTACATAAGCGTTTGTGGCAACAGGGTCTGTTTTGGGAAAATTGTGTTGCGGACACTGGCTACAGTAGTGGCGAGAACTATGCTTATTTAGAGCAGAAAGGACTTAGAAGTTTTATTCCTCCACATGGGACCTATAAAGGTGGTCCGGATGGTTTTATTTATAATAGGGAAGAAGATTATTATCAGTGTCCACAAGGAAAGATTATCCCCTTTACTAAAGCGTTTAATGATTATAGAACAGGAACAAAAAGAAAGAATATAGGGCACGAAAACATGTTTGTGTTGCTTGCCCAATGCGCAGTAGTTGTCTAG
- a CDS encoding transposase: protein MKGKRQSTVEPVFGTLTQFMGLRKINTLGLKQANKVMHLSAIAYNLKTCLPAGRST from the coding sequence ATGAAAGGCAAACGCCAAAGTACAGTTGAACCCGTATTTGGTACTTTAACGCAGTTTATGGGCTTACGGAAAATAAATACGCTAGGCTTAAAACAAGCCAATAAGGTGATGCACCTATCAGCAATAGCCTATAATCTGAAGACCTGCCTGCCGGCAGGCAGGAGTACCTGA
- a CDS encoding DUF3997 domain-containing protein: protein MKIKLLILAFGILTLNSCYLFDNDADKIIGKYEVSWIDTPNTRAVCERTSSTGYLGLISEYVFAVGHNSDFIIAKQHPTSGFKNGYEIDTTKTNYFIIDIRIQSKVFGPMNKSNFESKVKELNISEIKFDQTYPEDL from the coding sequence ATGAAAATTAAACTACTCATTTTAGCATTCGGAATTCTGACTTTGAATTCGTGCTATTTATTTGATAATGATGCTGATAAAATCATTGGAAAGTATGAAGTATCATGGATTGACACGCCGAATACCCGAGCGGTTTGCGAACGGACTAGTTCTACTGGCTATTTAGGTCTTATTAGCGAATATGTATTTGCAGTTGGACATAACTCGGATTTTATAATTGCGAAGCAGCACCCTACAAGCGGATTTAAAAACGGTTATGAAATTGACACAACCAAAACGAATTATTTTATTATTGATATCAGAATCCAAAGCAAAGTGTTCGGACCTATGAATAAATCGAATTTTGAGAGTAAGGTTAAAGAACTAAATATTAGCGAAATTAAATTTGACCAAACTTATCCCGAAGATTTATAA
- a CDS encoding lipopolysaccharide assembly protein LapB: MKENELLAIAIDLYHKEGKELDAIPAFKELLKAYPKNLDGWTHLSTIQNKIADFDGAIESINHAIKIDPNNSWTIQQKCTTLSLISKFSSEGQMYFNENTKEAYEIKTFNSKVELFQDLNKSITKVIQLEGGDEKKKYDYSWKLANNKNKLGQFENAIGILTKLKKQIPKTISSSKKENEITKIENGITKNLIGLKKYEEVIKRLKKSLVNQSDDYFIGIQLAEIYSEINDTNSKENTLQKVLQNNDKKLREKPELAFLSRKFEILKKLNRQDKMKEVISDFELIENQNEFTITRKNEIKKKINEYLAKHEEKVALDNPKPSTNFEILPLTSAELDILNRKYEKRYTKFKSVSVVASLLGILALFTPPKIWNFIKYFDKKQSIRNLEDVNEYMFQNPTMVIIVILSVIAVVFFSHFIYIRPLKKDLNDKLKTRGKFKVIRIENISKRVSEKLDGLDTLLHFEKNNSKIKKHLFKKADNPELIHAKEIVIEQSKHTGIIFSETIIE; this comes from the coding sequence ATGAAAGAAAACGAGCTGTTAGCAATAGCAATTGACCTTTATCACAAAGAAGGTAAGGAACTTGACGCTATTCCAGCATTTAAGGAATTACTGAAAGCTTACCCGAAAAATTTAGATGGATGGACTCATTTATCGACGATTCAAAATAAAATAGCTGACTTTGATGGGGCTATAGAATCTATAAATCATGCGATTAAAATTGACCCAAATAATTCTTGGACAATTCAACAAAAGTGCACGACACTTTCTCTAATTTCAAAATTTTCTTCTGAGGGACAAATGTATTTTAATGAAAATACAAAAGAGGCATATGAAATAAAGACATTCAACTCAAAAGTAGAATTATTCCAAGATTTGAATAAATCGATTACTAAAGTAATTCAGCTTGAGGGGGGAGACGAGAAGAAAAAATATGACTATTCTTGGAAACTTGCGAATAACAAAAACAAGTTAGGTCAATTTGAAAATGCAATTGGGATACTTACCAAATTGAAAAAGCAAATACCAAAAACGATTAGCTCTTCAAAAAAAGAAAATGAAATTACTAAAATCGAAAACGGTATTACTAAAAATCTAATTGGACTCAAAAAATATGAAGAAGTCATTAAGCGATTAAAGAAATCACTAGTAAACCAAAGTGATGATTATTTTATTGGTATTCAATTAGCAGAAATTTATTCTGAAATTAACGATACAAATTCTAAGGAGAATACCTTACAAAAGGTACTACAAAATAATGACAAGAAGTTAAGAGAGAAGCCGGAGCTTGCTTTTTTAAGTAGAAAATTTGAAATACTTAAAAAGCTAAATCGGCAGGATAAAATGAAAGAGGTTATCTCAGACTTTGAACTAATTGAAAATCAAAATGAGTTTACTATAACAAGAAAAAATGAAATCAAGAAAAAGATAAACGAATACCTAGCAAAGCATGAAGAAAAGGTGGCTTTAGATAATCCAAAGCCATCAACCAATTTTGAAATTCTACCACTAACGTCCGCAGAATTGGATATTCTTAACAGAAAATATGAAAAGAGGTATACCAAATTCAAAAGTGTTTCTGTGGTTGCTTCTTTATTAGGTATTCTAGCATTATTTACACCTCCAAAAATTTGGAATTTTATAAAATATTTTGACAAAAAACAGAGCATTAGAAATTTAGAAGATGTAAACGAATATATGTTTCAGAATCCAACAATGGTTATCATAGTAATCTTATCAGTTATTGCCGTGGTTTTTTTTAGTCATTTTATTTACATCAGACCTCTAAAAAAAGACCTAAATGATAAATTGAAAACACGAGGAAAATTTAAAGTTATAAGAATCGAAAACATTAGCAAGAGAGTATCGGAAAAGTTAGATGGATTAGATACCTTACTTCACTTTGAAAAGAACAACTCTAAAATTAAAAAACACCTTTTTAAAAAAGCTGATAATCCTGAACTGATTCATGCAAAAGAAATTGTAATTGAGCAATCAAAGCACACAGGTATAATTTTTTCAGAAACGATTATAGAATAG
- a CDS encoding IS3 family transposase codes for MKVAPINRNERLYSIGTICNAFDLKRDAYYKFQKRFVIKKQIEQDVLELVRKSRRTLPREGTRKLMRSLKDEFHKYHLKVGRDQLFRILRENRLLIRRKKYSSRTTNSYHRFYKYGNIIKDLKINRPNQVWASDITYIRTIKGFCYLALITDMYSRKIVGYDLSDSLELKGCVRALNKAIYNAKNIDHLIHHSDRGIQYCSNVYTQILKRKKIKISMTEENHCYENALAERVNGILKDEFYLDQTFTSVVHAKKAAKNAIKLYNSKRLHLSLDYKTPNYVHQYAA; via the coding sequence ATGAAAGTAGCACCGATAAACCGTAATGAAAGACTGTATTCGATTGGTACTATCTGTAATGCCTTTGATCTGAAAAGAGATGCCTATTACAAATTCCAAAAACGTTTTGTTATCAAAAAACAGATAGAACAAGATGTACTCGAACTTGTTCGAAAAAGCAGAAGAACACTACCTCGAGAAGGTACCAGAAAACTCATGAGATCATTAAAAGATGAGTTTCATAAGTACCACCTTAAAGTAGGTAGAGACCAGCTGTTCCGTATCTTAAGAGAAAATCGATTGCTCATTAGAAGAAAGAAGTACTCCTCTAGAACCACCAATTCATATCACCGGTTTTACAAGTATGGTAATATTATAAAAGACTTGAAAATCAATAGACCTAATCAGGTTTGGGCATCCGATATTACCTATATCAGAACCATAAAAGGATTCTGTTACCTAGCATTGATTACAGACATGTATTCCCGTAAAATCGTTGGATACGACCTAAGTGATAGCCTAGAGCTAAAAGGGTGTGTCAGAGCTTTAAATAAGGCTATTTACAATGCTAAGAACATTGATCACCTTATTCATCACTCGGACAGAGGTATTCAATATTGCAGTAACGTCTATACCCAAATACTAAAAAGAAAGAAAATTAAAATCAGTATGACAGAAGAAAATCATTGCTATGAAAACGCCCTAGCCGAAAGGGTCAATGGTATTCTAAAAGATGAATTCTATCTTGATCAAACATTTACCAGTGTGGTCCATGCTAAAAAAGCAGCCAAAAATGCAATCAAATTATACAACTCAAAAAGATTACATTTATCTTTAGATTATAAAACACCTAATTACGTGCATCAATATGCCGCTTAA
- a CDS encoding transposase: MYTKHFKYMYKNDGYVKRYSESFKLKVLAELTKGNHSKRQIALTYGIQSSTINVWIKKYDRKDLMNTRVTVQTDDELSRIKALQKELKQLKDLLIKKDLDKLVTDSYLEVAAENLGYRDVEELKKT; the protein is encoded by the coding sequence ATGTATACAAAACACTTCAAGTATATGTATAAAAATGATGGATATGTAAAACGCTATAGTGAGAGCTTTAAGCTCAAAGTCTTGGCAGAACTTACCAAAGGAAACCATTCCAAAAGACAAATTGCATTAACTTACGGTATACAATCCAGTACTATAAATGTATGGATCAAAAAGTATGATCGTAAAGATTTAATGAACACCCGTGTAACCGTGCAAACAGACGATGAACTTTCCCGTATCAAAGCCCTTCAAAAAGAGCTGAAACAACTTAAGGACCTTCTTATTAAAAAGGACCTAGACAAACTGGTGACCGACAGCTATCTTGAGGTAGCCGCCGAAAACCTGGGCTATAGAGATGTTGAAGAATTAAAAAAAACTTAA
- a CDS encoding tyrosine-type recombinase/integrase encodes MYSAGLRRAELLNLNISDIDSKRMVVKIKNAKGNKDRISLLSPSILKDLQEYYKEYRPKKYLFEGQSGGKYSPTSVLNLISSAALRAGILKRVTPHMLRHSFATHLLENGTDIRHIQLLLGHSSTKTTEIYTHVANRSFMEIKDLLS; translated from the coding sequence TTGTATTCTGCGGGACTTAGAAGAGCAGAGTTATTAAACTTAAATATTTCGGATATAGACAGTAAAAGAATGGTGGTGAAAATTAAAAATGCAAAAGGCAATAAAGATCGAATCTCTTTGTTGAGTCCAAGTATATTAAAGGATCTACAGGAATATTACAAAGAGTACCGTCCAAAAAAATACCTTTTTGAAGGGCAAAGCGGAGGCAAGTATAGTCCTACAAGTGTACTTAATTTAATTTCCAGTGCTGCCTTAAGAGCTGGCATCTTAAAAAGAGTTACACCTCATATGTTACGGCATAGTTTTGCAACACATCTCTTAGAAAATGGTACTGATATTAGGCACATTCAGCTCTTATTAGGGCATAGCTCTACGAAAACGACTGAAATTTACACGCATGTAGCCAATAGATCATTTATGGAAATAAAAGATTTACTATCTTAG
- a CDS encoding tyrosine-type recombinase/integrase, which yields MELHKSITLKHLLINQKKFIGIQFSTNKVIQALIDTLPDVSWSQEFAMFYVPNTTANLKLIYRTFQGVAWVNGNFFFSDKLINADNPILNLERYRSRKPKDGFKYCPEEYLLKLELKRYADNTVRNYVSCFEGFINYYYTIDPIALNEIDVRKYLQKLIQEGKSNSYINMAVNSIKFFYEIVHGMPNRFYAIERPRKERQLPEVISKEEVVLIMNIRIP from the coding sequence ATGGAATTACACAAAAGCATAACATTAAAACATCTCCTTATTAATCAAAAGAAGTTTATTGGTATTCAATTTAGCACGAATAAGGTTATACAAGCGCTTATAGATACGCTACCTGACGTATCTTGGAGCCAAGAGTTTGCGATGTTTTATGTACCTAATACCACCGCTAATTTAAAATTAATATATCGTACTTTCCAAGGTGTAGCCTGGGTAAATGGTAACTTTTTCTTTTCTGACAAACTTATTAATGCAGATAATCCCATACTTAATTTAGAACGGTATAGAAGCAGAAAACCTAAAGATGGCTTTAAATATTGCCCCGAAGAATACTTATTAAAACTAGAGTTAAAAAGATACGCTGACAACACTGTACGCAACTATGTCTCTTGCTTTGAAGGGTTTATAAATTATTATTACACTATTGATCCTATTGCGCTTAATGAGATTGACGTTAGAAAATATCTACAAAAGCTAATACAGGAAGGGAAGTCTAATTCTTATATAAATATGGCTGTTAATAGTATAAAATTCTTTTATGAAATAGTCCACGGAATGCCAAATAGGTTCTATGCTATTGAAAGACCTAGAAAAGAAAGACAACTGCCCGAAGTTATATCTAAAGAAGAAGTTGTTTTAATTATGAACATACGAATACCCTAA
- a CDS encoding START-like domain-containing protein: MSDKVKFEIEFVIQSSPQLLYTYISTPSGLSEWFADNVNSRGEKFFFIWDESEEEAKLLKRKNEEFVKFRWTAEEDDSFFEMKIIVDEITSDVSLFITDFAEEDEIEESKMLWTNQVSSLKQVLGSA, encoded by the coding sequence ATGAGTGATAAAGTAAAATTTGAAATTGAGTTTGTGATACAATCGTCGCCTCAATTATTATATACCTATATTTCAACGCCTTCAGGATTATCTGAATGGTTCGCAGACAACGTTAATTCAAGAGGAGAAAAATTCTTTTTCATTTGGGATGAGTCCGAAGAAGAAGCAAAGTTGTTGAAAAGGAAAAATGAGGAATTTGTTAAATTTAGATGGACAGCCGAAGAGGACGATAGTTTTTTCGAAATGAAAATTATAGTAGACGAAATTACTTCTGATGTTTCTCTATTTATTACAGATTTTGCTGAAGAAGATGAAATTGAAGAATCTAAGATGCTTTGGACCAACCAAGTATCTAGTTTAAAACAAGTTTTAGGCTCTGCTTAA
- a CDS encoding aminotransferase class IV, protein MLNYNGKLIPTTSHFINQENRGLRYGDSLFETIRVVNSKIYFWEDHYLRLMASMRILRMEIPMSFTMEYLEKQILETIAQNALENSAVRIRFTVFRNEGGLYAPETNDISYIIEAKKLENTFFIINESPYEVELFKDFYVNPDMLSTLKTNNKILNVVGSIFAKENGYQNCLLLNNQKMVVEALNGNLFLVSGKTIKTPPKSEGCLNGILRKKLIDILGKLDDYIFEEASISPFELQKADELFITNAIVGIQPITKYRKKIFTNVVAKNLIGKLNAAARLG, encoded by the coding sequence ATGCTCAATTATAACGGAAAATTAATTCCGACAACATCACACTTTATCAATCAAGAAAATAGAGGGCTCCGTTATGGCGATTCTCTTTTCGAAACGATCAGGGTTGTAAATAGTAAAATCTATTTCTGGGAAGATCATTATCTAAGGCTAATGGCTTCTATGCGGATTCTACGTATGGAAATACCGATGAGTTTTACCATGGAATATCTTGAAAAGCAAATTCTAGAAACCATTGCTCAGAATGCTTTAGAAAATTCTGCAGTACGCATACGTTTTACCGTTTTTAGGAATGAAGGAGGCTTATATGCGCCTGAGACAAATGATATTTCTTATATCATTGAAGCTAAAAAACTAGAGAATACATTTTTTATTATTAATGAATCTCCTTATGAAGTCGAACTTTTTAAAGACTTTTATGTAAATCCAGACATGCTTTCTACACTAAAAACTAATAATAAAATATTAAATGTAGTCGGGAGTATTTTTGCAAAAGAAAATGGATACCAGAATTGCTTGCTTTTAAACAATCAAAAAATGGTGGTAGAAGCGTTAAATGGTAATTTGTTTCTTGTTTCTGGGAAAACAATTAAAACACCTCCAAAAAGCGAAGGGTGTTTAAACGGAATTTTACGTAAGAAACTTATTGATATTTTAGGAAAACTAGACGACTATATCTTTGAAGAGGCTTCCATTTCTCCTTTTGAACTTCAGAAAGCAGATGAATTGTTTATTACAAATGCTATTGTAGGCATACAGCCAATTACAAAATACCGCAAAAAGATTTTTACAAATGTTGTGGCTAAAAACTTAATAGGAAAATTAAACGCAGCAGCGCGTTTAGGGTAA
- a CDS encoding YqgE/AlgH family protein codes for MIHLQPEKGKLLIAEPALAGDVSFSRSVVLLAEHGEEGSVGFILNKPLDYSISDLVTEIEVPFKVFNGGPVEQDNLYFIHKVPELIANSIEISDGIYWGGDFECIVGLINTNAISEEDIRFFLGYTGWSSLQLDKELSSKSWAILPNKYESSIIQKAPGAFWKENMLTLGGDYLLWSNTPENPSLN; via the coding sequence ATGATACATCTTCAACCTGAAAAGGGTAAGCTCTTAATTGCAGAACCAGCGTTGGCTGGTGATGTTTCCTTTAGTAGATCTGTTGTTTTACTCGCCGAACATGGCGAAGAGGGATCTGTAGGATTTATTTTAAATAAGCCTTTAGATTACTCTATCAGTGATTTGGTTACTGAAATAGAAGTGCCCTTTAAAGTATTTAACGGAGGCCCTGTAGAGCAGGATAATTTATATTTTATACATAAAGTACCAGAACTGATAGCCAATAGTATAGAAATATCTGATGGCATCTATTGGGGCGGAGATTTTGAGTGTATTGTAGGTCTTATCAATACCAATGCGATATCTGAAGAAGATATTCGTTTTTTCTTAGGCTATACCGGATGGTCCTCATTACAGTTAGATAAAGAACTGTCTTCAAAATCTTGGGCAATACTACCTAACAAGTATGAAAGCAGCATCATTCAGAAAGCCCCTGGAGCCTTCTGGAAGGAAAATATGTTAACTTTGGGTGGAGATTACCTTTTGTGGTCTAACACTCCTGAGAACCCTAGTTTAAACTAA
- a CDS encoding HU family DNA-binding protein, with protein MNKTELIDAMAADAGITKAAAKKALESFLGNVEGSLKKGDRVSLVGFGSWSVSKREARDGRNPQTGATIKIAAKNVVKFKAGAELAKAVN; from the coding sequence ATGAACAAAACAGAATTAATCGATGCAATGGCAGCAGATGCTGGTATCACGAAAGCAGCTGCAAAGAAAGCTTTAGAGTCTTTTTTAGGAAATGTTGAAGGTTCTCTTAAAAAAGGTGATAGAGTTTCTTTAGTAGGTTTCGGATCTTGGTCTGTATCTAAAAGAGAAGCAAGAGATGGTAGAAATCCTCAAACTGGAGCAACTATCAAAATCGCTGCTAAAAACGTTGTTAAGTTTAAAGCTGGTGCTGAATTAGCGAAAGCAGTAAACTAA